In Oryza sativa Japonica Group chromosome 2, ASM3414082v1, the following are encoded in one genomic region:
- the LOC4330688 gene encoding uncharacterized protein gives MGNCQAAEAAAVVIQHPGGRVERLCWSTSAAEVMRANPGHYIALVTLRVAEERQDGDGGARRTVRLTRVKLLKPKETLLLGHAYRLITTHEVTKAVQARKEEKVRKAQQQLEESRQKLQSKARAAASAAAEVDEAAEENDNDSDNFDDEAALDASLDQLARQDSNRSSSARHRQWRPSLHSIDETTGS, from the exons ATGGGGAATTgccaggcggcggaggcggcggcggtggtgatcCAGCACCCGGGCGGGCGCGTGGAGCGGCTGTGCTGGTCGACCAGCGCCGCGGAGGTGATGCGCGCCAACCCGGGGCACTACATCGCGCTCGTCACGCTCCGCGTCGCCGAGGAGCgccaggacggcgacggcggcgcgcgccgcaCCGTGCGCCTCACCCGCGTCAAGCTCCTCAAGCCCAAGGAGACCCTCCTCCTCGGCCACGCCTACCGCCTCATCACCACCCACG AGGTGACCAAGGCGGTGCAggcgaggaaggaggagaaggtgaggaaggcgcagcagcagctggaGGAGTCGAGGCAGAAGCTGCAGAGCAAggcacgcgccgccgcttcggcggcggcggaggtggatgAGGCCGCGGAGGAGAACGACAACGACAGCGACAActtcgacgacgaggcggcgttGGATGCGAGTCTTGATCAG TTGGCGCGTCAGGACAGCAACCGGAGCTCCAGCGCGCGGCACCGGCAATGGCGGCCTTCGCTGCACAGCATCGACGAAACGACGGGGAGCTGA